A window of Cheilinus undulatus linkage group 1, ASM1832078v1, whole genome shotgun sequence contains these coding sequences:
- the LOC121521237 gene encoding uncharacterized protein LOC121521237 isoform X3: MESKDSLVRGGVLIVHDIHEGKHQYEVENVVKSRKGEKMFVSRGDKLMQINGVDLQDLTPDELAQMLAEGNPMLTVHKTGNTKKHTPQPSPDEEILRPVSKETITLSFCMEMKREEDLQENGAGQEENGAGQEENGAGQEENGAGQEENGAGQEENGAGQDGGGGGENGDLEVDGCPAKNKASGKEGDLLVISMVKTTISVVKGRSCDSDSPCGGCNGTGCIYNDVVVVSESSRVVLVPRGSGSGLKQAKHADWTVRHAPSHLYLRGLCLQNTVHTSPNPEKITIYSYKSTYMNWFMKGKPVVLNFTGSNCFLRCCKEGERVLLRSETYEKQRLKQISRSDENTLSFVFFMKSDSTYRKFESALHQGWFIQIVNSQSVTMARRDGESEDQSFFFIIQKSA, encoded by the exons ATGGAAAGCAAG gACTCTCTGGTTAGAGGAGGCGTGCTCATCGTCCATGATATCCATGAAGGAAAGCATCAATATGAagtggaaaatgtggtgaagagcagaaaaggagaaaaaatgtttgtcag tAGAGGAGACAAACTGATGCAGATAAACGGCGTGGACCTGCAGGATCTCACACCTGATGAGTTAGCACAAATGTTGGCTGAAGGAAATCCAATGCTG ACGGTGCACAAGACTGGCAATACAAAGAAGCACACGCCACAGCCCTCACCGGATGAGGAAATTTTACGTCCTGTCTCCAAAGAAACCATAACACTCAGTTTCTGCATGGAGATGAAGAGGGAGGAAGATTTGCAGGAGAATGGAGCGGGGCAGGAGGAGAATGGAGCGGGGCAGGAGGAGAATGGAGCTGGGCAGGAGGAGAATGGAGCGGGGCAGGAGGAGAATGGAGCTGGGCAGGAGGAGAATGGAGCAGGGCAggatggtggaggaggaggggagaatGGGGACTTAGAAGTGGATGGCTGCCCAGCTAAAAACAAGGCCAGTGGGAAGGAAGGAGATCTGCTCGTCATTTCCATGGTGAAGACCACCATATCTGTGGTGAAAGGGCGGAGCTGTGACAGTGACAGTCCCTGTGGGGGGTGTAACGGGACAGGATGCATATATAATGATGTGGTGGTGGTGTCTGAGTCCAGTCGGGTGGTGCTCG TGCCCAGAGGAAGCGGCTCAGGTTTAAAGCAGGCAAAACATGCAGACTGGACGGTCAGACACGCCCCCTCTCACCTGTACCTACGAGGTCTCTGTTTGCAGAACACCGTCCACACTTCACCGAATCCAG AGAAAATCACCATCTACTCGTACAAGTCAACATACATGAACTGGTTCATGAAGGGAAAGCCTGTTGTCCTGAACTTTACCGGCTCAAACTGCTTCCTTCGATGCTGCAAGGAAGGAGAGAGGGTGCTGCTACGGTCAGAG ACTTATGAAAAGCAGAGGCTGAAGCAAATCTCCAGGAGCGACGAGAACACCCTCTCCTTCGTCTTCTTCATGAAATCTGACAGCACGTATCGAAAGTTTGAGTCAGCGCTGCATCAAGGCTGGTTCATCCAAATCGTCAACTCACAGTCAGTGACAATGGCGAGacgagatggagagagtgaagacCAGTCGTTCTTCTTCATCATTCAGAAATCGGCGTGA
- the LOC121521237 gene encoding uncharacterized protein LOC121521237 isoform X1 → MESKDSLVRGGVLIVHDIHEGKHQYEVENVVKSRKGEKMFVSRGDKLMQINGVDLQDLTPDELAQMLAEGNPMLTVHKTGNTKKHTPQPSPDEEILRPVSKETITLSFCMEMKREEDLQENGAGQEENGAGQEENGAGQEENGAGQEENGAGQEENGAGQDGGGGGENGDLEVDGCPAKNKASGKEGDLLVISMVKTTISVVKGRSCDSDSPCGGCNGTGCIYNDVVVVSESSRVVLGSNVPGLCGCSKPESPRVTCLQVKLVPRGSGSGLKQAKHADWTVRHAPSHLYLRGLCLQNTVHTSPNPEKITIYSYKSTYMNWFMKGKPVVLNFTGSNCFLRCCKEGERVLLRSETYEKQRLKQISRSDENTLSFVFFMKSDSTYRKFESALHQGWFIQIVNSQSVTMARRDGESEDQSFFFIIQKSA, encoded by the exons ATGGAAAGCAAG gACTCTCTGGTTAGAGGAGGCGTGCTCATCGTCCATGATATCCATGAAGGAAAGCATCAATATGAagtggaaaatgtggtgaagagcagaaaaggagaaaaaatgtttgtcag tAGAGGAGACAAACTGATGCAGATAAACGGCGTGGACCTGCAGGATCTCACACCTGATGAGTTAGCACAAATGTTGGCTGAAGGAAATCCAATGCTG ACGGTGCACAAGACTGGCAATACAAAGAAGCACACGCCACAGCCCTCACCGGATGAGGAAATTTTACGTCCTGTCTCCAAAGAAACCATAACACTCAGTTTCTGCATGGAGATGAAGAGGGAGGAAGATTTGCAGGAGAATGGAGCGGGGCAGGAGGAGAATGGAGCGGGGCAGGAGGAGAATGGAGCTGGGCAGGAGGAGAATGGAGCGGGGCAGGAGGAGAATGGAGCTGGGCAGGAGGAGAATGGAGCAGGGCAggatggtggaggaggaggggagaatGGGGACTTAGAAGTGGATGGCTGCCCAGCTAAAAACAAGGCCAGTGGGAAGGAAGGAGATCTGCTCGTCATTTCCATGGTGAAGACCACCATATCTGTGGTGAAAGGGCGGAGCTGTGACAGTGACAGTCCCTGTGGGGGGTGTAACGGGACAGGATGCATATATAATGATGTGGTGGTGGTGTCTGAGTCCAGTCGGGTGGTGCTCG GATCAAATGTCCCAGGATTATGTGGCTGTAGCAAACCTGAATCACCGCGAGTGACATGCCTTCAGGTGAAACTAG TGCCCAGAGGAAGCGGCTCAGGTTTAAAGCAGGCAAAACATGCAGACTGGACGGTCAGACACGCCCCCTCTCACCTGTACCTACGAGGTCTCTGTTTGCAGAACACCGTCCACACTTCACCGAATCCAG AGAAAATCACCATCTACTCGTACAAGTCAACATACATGAACTGGTTCATGAAGGGAAAGCCTGTTGTCCTGAACTTTACCGGCTCAAACTGCTTCCTTCGATGCTGCAAGGAAGGAGAGAGGGTGCTGCTACGGTCAGAG ACTTATGAAAAGCAGAGGCTGAAGCAAATCTCCAGGAGCGACGAGAACACCCTCTCCTTCGTCTTCTTCATGAAATCTGACAGCACGTATCGAAAGTTTGAGTCAGCGCTGCATCAAGGCTGGTTCATCCAAATCGTCAACTCACAGTCAGTGACAATGGCGAGacgagatggagagagtgaagacCAGTCGTTCTTCTTCATCATTCAGAAATCGGCGTGA
- the zgc:113276 gene encoding uncharacterized protein zgc:113276 gives MVILDVLIIGAGPHALTLATLLSNPNHGLNSDPGPDLWPCCSDSLRPQINPETSNNKRSSTRKKRRHPTGPTLEERLAKTNISERVASPPLNLLVVDSYGEWTTLWQSQFTALNIPHLRSHTLVHTDPHSKKALQEFALKSDRSSELHSLPDQLYILDENAFFNDMRLGKKEKRRLNITSTLKKSLSFSLPGTRLSVDFFKDQVERYNLDQVLVKGTVERITPVTEDKAEAEEENKWIKVQETEAEAETVTQRTRDGTKKRVKYFQVQLQEGTVLKARRVVLATGPTRAQMANIPSWVSNIGESYPEERLQHTVNLMHHLATSQQKCEDSDCQTQKDAFPTPELCVVCEAGQRVMVVGGGLTSAHVVSLALQQGASHVTWVMRKHLQLKQFDVGDVENLVGRYSHVEHGIKMDGQAYLRQFYNERSLHKRLAMIRQARKGGAVTPEAYIQLQPFILSGQVDVKTYCQVDEASWCYRSQAWSLSLSNGGHWTGDMIWLATGCKLDVKQDPLLSKVMWDFPIQVIDGWPCISESLQWAEDCPLYLMGQYTALQVGPHAVNLAGGQAASMRIAKDIMHYHQQQKDSDVSALDREKSKTEEYIQQMQGLLWL, from the exons atggTGATACTCGATGTGTTAATCATAGGAGCCGGCCCTCATGCTTTGACCCTGGCTACTTTACTATCAAACCCCAACCATGGTCTAAACTCAGACCCTGGTCCTGATCTCTGGCCCTGCTGCTCAGACTCTCTGAGGCCTCAGATAAACCCAGAAACATCCAACAACAAACGCAGCAGCACcaggaagaagaggagacaCCCTACTG GCCCTACGCTGGAGGAGCGACTAGCAAAGACAAACATATCAGAGAGGGTTGCGTCCCCCCCGCTGAATCTCCTTGTGGTGGATTCCTACGGCGAGTGGACGACTCTGTGGCAGAGCCAGTTCACAGCTCTGAACATCCCTCACCTGCGCTCACATACGCTGGTGCACACGGACCCTCACAGTAAG AAGGCGCTGCAGGAGTTTGCTCTAAAATCTGACCGATCGTCTGAGCTTCACAGTCTGCCGGATCAACTTTACATTCTGGatgaaaatgcttttttcaACGACATGAGGCTCGGGAAGAAGGAGAAGAGACGTCTGAACATCACCTCAACATTGAAGAAAAGTTTATCCTTCAGTCTGCCAGGAACCAGACTGAGTGTGGATTTCTTTAAGGATCAG GTGGAGAGATACAACTTAGACCAAGTGTTGGTGAAGGGAACAGTGGAGCGAATCACTCCTGTGACTGAAGACAAGGCAGAGGCTGAAGAGGAgaataaatggataaaagtgcAGGAGACAGAGGCTGAGGCTGAGACAGTAACTCAAAGGACGAGAGACGGGACAAAGAAGAGGGTGAAATATTTCCAAGTCCAACTTCAGGAAGGAACTGTCTTAAAAGCTCGTAGAGTTGTCTTGGCCACAGGTCCTACCCGAGCCCAGATGGCAAACATCCCCTCATGGGTGTCAAACATCGGAGAGAGCTACCCAGAGGAAAGATTACAACACACAGTCAACCTCATGCACCACCTTGCTACCTCTCAGCAGAAATGTGAAGATTCAGACTGCCAGACACAGAAAGACGCTTTTCCCACTCCAG AGCTGTGCGTCGTGTGTGAGGCGGGGCAGAGAGTAATGGTAGTTGGAGGAGGTCTGACCAGCGCTCATGTCGTCTCGCTTGCTCTGCAGCAGGGTGCCAGCCATGTGACATGGGTCATGAGGAAACACCTGCAG CTGAAGCAGTTTGATGTGGGTGATGTGGAGAATCTGGTGGGTCGTTACTCTCATGTGGAGCATGGCATCAAGATGGACGGTCAGGCCTACCTGCGACAGTTCTACAATGAACGGAGTCTACACAAACGGCTGGCTATGATCCGCCAGGCAAGAAAAGGAGGAGCCGTCACCCCAGAGGCCTACATTCAACTACAGCCGTTCATCCTGAGCGGACAGGTGGATGTGAAGACATACTGTCAG GTAGATGAAGCCAGCTGGTGCTACAGGAGTCAGGCCTGGAGTCTCTCCCTCAGCAACGGGGGACACTGGACTGGAGACATGATCTGGCTCGCCACCGGCTGCAAACTTGATGTCAAACAGGACCCTCTGCTTTCAAAAGTGATGTGGGATTTCCCTATTCAG GTGATTGATGGTTGGCCGTGCATATCAGAGAGCCTGCAGTGGGCAGAGGATTGTCCACTTTACCTAATGGGGCAATACACCGCTCTGCAG GTTGGACCTCATGCTGTAAACCTGGCAGGAGGACAGGCTGCCAGCATGAGGATAGCAAAGGACATCATGCATTATCATCAGCAGCAAAAGGATTCAGATGTTTCTGCGTTGGACAGGGAGAAATCAAAAACTGAGGAATATATTCAACAAATGCAAGGCCTACTGTGGCTTTAA
- the LOC121521237 gene encoding uncharacterized protein LOC121521237 isoform X2: MESKDSLVRGGVLIVHDIHEGKHQYEVENVVKSRKGEKMFVRGDKLMQINGVDLQDLTPDELAQMLAEGNPMLTVHKTGNTKKHTPQPSPDEEILRPVSKETITLSFCMEMKREEDLQENGAGQEENGAGQEENGAGQEENGAGQEENGAGQEENGAGQDGGGGGENGDLEVDGCPAKNKASGKEGDLLVISMVKTTISVVKGRSCDSDSPCGGCNGTGCIYNDVVVVSESSRVVLGSNVPGLCGCSKPESPRVTCLQVKLVPRGSGSGLKQAKHADWTVRHAPSHLYLRGLCLQNTVHTSPNPEKITIYSYKSTYMNWFMKGKPVVLNFTGSNCFLRCCKEGERVLLRSETYEKQRLKQISRSDENTLSFVFFMKSDSTYRKFESALHQGWFIQIVNSQSVTMARRDGESEDQSFFFIIQKSA; the protein is encoded by the exons ATGGAAAGCAAG gACTCTCTGGTTAGAGGAGGCGTGCTCATCGTCCATGATATCCATGAAGGAAAGCATCAATATGAagtggaaaatgtggtgaagagcagaaaaggagaaaaaatgtttgtcag AGGAGACAAACTGATGCAGATAAACGGCGTGGACCTGCAGGATCTCACACCTGATGAGTTAGCACAAATGTTGGCTGAAGGAAATCCAATGCTG ACGGTGCACAAGACTGGCAATACAAAGAAGCACACGCCACAGCCCTCACCGGATGAGGAAATTTTACGTCCTGTCTCCAAAGAAACCATAACACTCAGTTTCTGCATGGAGATGAAGAGGGAGGAAGATTTGCAGGAGAATGGAGCGGGGCAGGAGGAGAATGGAGCGGGGCAGGAGGAGAATGGAGCTGGGCAGGAGGAGAATGGAGCGGGGCAGGAGGAGAATGGAGCTGGGCAGGAGGAGAATGGAGCAGGGCAggatggtggaggaggaggggagaatGGGGACTTAGAAGTGGATGGCTGCCCAGCTAAAAACAAGGCCAGTGGGAAGGAAGGAGATCTGCTCGTCATTTCCATGGTGAAGACCACCATATCTGTGGTGAAAGGGCGGAGCTGTGACAGTGACAGTCCCTGTGGGGGGTGTAACGGGACAGGATGCATATATAATGATGTGGTGGTGGTGTCTGAGTCCAGTCGGGTGGTGCTCG GATCAAATGTCCCAGGATTATGTGGCTGTAGCAAACCTGAATCACCGCGAGTGACATGCCTTCAGGTGAAACTAG TGCCCAGAGGAAGCGGCTCAGGTTTAAAGCAGGCAAAACATGCAGACTGGACGGTCAGACACGCCCCCTCTCACCTGTACCTACGAGGTCTCTGTTTGCAGAACACCGTCCACACTTCACCGAATCCAG AGAAAATCACCATCTACTCGTACAAGTCAACATACATGAACTGGTTCATGAAGGGAAAGCCTGTTGTCCTGAACTTTACCGGCTCAAACTGCTTCCTTCGATGCTGCAAGGAAGGAGAGAGGGTGCTGCTACGGTCAGAG ACTTATGAAAAGCAGAGGCTGAAGCAAATCTCCAGGAGCGACGAGAACACCCTCTCCTTCGTCTTCTTCATGAAATCTGACAGCACGTATCGAAAGTTTGAGTCAGCGCTGCATCAAGGCTGGTTCATCCAAATCGTCAACTCACAGTCAGTGACAATGGCGAGacgagatggagagagtgaagacCAGTCGTTCTTCTTCATCATTCAGAAATCGGCGTGA